The following nucleotide sequence is from Sander vitreus isolate 19-12246 chromosome 3, sanVit1, whole genome shotgun sequence.
CCTACATGTATGATTCAGCAGGTTAATGTCAACCATCTTCAGATACAGACCCACACCCATACACAGAAAACTGCTGAAAAGCAACAGCCTTCGACGACAACTGCTCACCCACATACCTGTATTGCCGAGCTTTGTCCATGTATTCATGCTGCTCCATCATGACAGAGTCAGCTGCCGAGACATCAATAATGTTCCTGACAGAGAGGAAATAATGGCAGGTTTATTAACGGAGCACGTGAATTACTGCTTTTTCATCCCGAAGCACATGCTGAATCTGGCTCGTCTATTGTTATAAAGGAGTGTCTTACTGTGCCGTCTTGGTGAGGATGGATGTAAGGAGGGCCTGTTCATCTGTCCTCGCTGAGGGGACACTGGTAGTGATCCAGTCTGTCCCATTTGGGGGCTTGCTGACGGGGTTTGGGTGGGGGATCAGCGGCTTACGTTCATCAGGGTCCTAGAACAGGTGATAGATAAGGTGTTCAGCTCATGACATTTTAACAAATTATGTCACAGTCAATGCAGCAGAAACACGTGACAAAGAATGTGCCTTTATTCAGCATGACATTAAACAGAAATTAAATTATTAAGTACTCTGTGACccattaaaaaaattttttaaacaaaagacACAATTTACATTTTCAGACTAAAACACAGTAGTTGGGTATATCAGACAGAAAGGTTCGATAAGTATTTCTACTGTACTCTTGTTTCCGTAAACTAAAAATAGCTAGGGTCATAGGACATAAAACACATCAAGACAATAGTGTCCAGAACATCAATCGCTTCTGTTGTTGATGGGCCCTTTTGGAATATTTGGTAATTTACTACTTAGGCTAATTCGGTAATTTACAGATTACTTTAAAACATTATGGTTTCAGGAAATAACATTAATGTAACTAGCTAAGCTAATATGTCCTGCTAATCGTAAAAATTACTGTAAATAAGTTGCCATATATACGGTTTCCTTAGAAACATGTTTCTTTGCCTGAGATCTGTCCAGCTCTTCTTATCTATGGTCGTTTTTCCATCTATGTGCCAACTTCATAGCCTGCCTTGGGTCAGGCCTTTCCCGAAGGCTTTAACTAGCAAGCTAAAGCTACTTCCCAGGTGTCATATAacttaaactatttaaaaaaaaaaaaaaaacgaccacTTCGTAAGCTCGTCACATGTTTAACTCAAATGCATTTCATGTATGAAAACacatcagtaaatataataatatcagGTTCTTGGTTTCTTAATAAAATTATAATATGAATCGGGACAgtttagccagctagcagctaacgttaactaccTGCTCTGTGGTCTCGTTCTCGCTGCTGTAACAGCAACCCATTTCAGCGTCCGAGGGGCGAAATTACACAACCCCGGCTTCTTGTTCTCCGTCAGAAACAAGCCGTGTTTTTCTTCTTACAACAAACATAAAACTTTTCTCCTGCTTGGTTTTACTTTAGCTTCATCTAAAGGTAGGAAGCTACTGTCAACAGCAGCTCCTCGGACGAGCTATCACATGACAATATCACTGGTGCAACAACACAACGACCACTTCCGGTATATGAGAAGCAGCTGTGGCCTCCGCAACGTGACGAGGGAATTTTCAAACGTGagttatgtaaaaaataaaaaataaaaaataaataaataaaaaataattgaaaataataataataacaaatgttTAGCAGTGGGACAAACATATAAAAATACACACTTAAACTAAatcatacattacattttaaaaaaaacatgccaatGGTGTTGCTAGTTAgagattttatttaaaaataagagagcAAATTTAGTGAAATACAAACATTGCAAATATTTAATCAAGTTAGAGCTGTCTAGATTCATAATAGGCTACCAAAAGCAAAATCAAATAGACAGCAGCTGGAGAAGGGAGCAGGACGAGGCATGTTGGTGCACATGTGGAAGTCTCTGGAAAAAAGATGAAAGGGTTTCTCACAGCCTCTGGCTGAGTATGACAGAGTACCACACACAGTGCTTCTACACAACaactacattttatttctagTAACTAATTTCACAATACTGTCAGTAAATCTTTTCAAAGCTCTTCATCAAAACAGCTTTCAATTCTCACAGCTTTTACAAAAAAAGAGGGGATAAACAATGCCCGTACTTTTGCTGCAGAACTTCTGTTTTGTAACATGGCTTTTATAGGCTACtgtgtaaaatgaaatgaattagACCggattataaaaacaaaagaaatgtatcACATGACCTTGATCTGATCTTAGTCACCGCTTCAACTTCATTTTCAAGCCAATAAAAGAGTATCAAAACAAATTCTAAAAGATGTCATGGACTTGGCATCCTCTGATCCTGATCTGAATCTTCACCAAAACACCTAGGCCTATGTTATTTCCTCGATATTGTACAAACAGCATTAAGAACAAATGtgcaatgtgtgtatttgaaaTTATGTGCGGtaagaaatacttttgaaaACATTAAT
It contains:
- the lamtor1 gene encoding ragulator complex protein LAMTOR1, with the protein product MGCCYSSENETTEQDPDERKPLIPHPNPVSKPPNGTDWITTSVPSARTDEQALLTSILTKTAQNIIDVSAADSVMMEQHEYMDKARQYSTKLAVLSNSLPQKKALALPSLTSQPHQVLASDLVPYSDVQQVSKIAAYAYSAISQIKVDAKEELVVQFAIP